The Candidatus Bathyarchaeia archaeon genome contains the following window.
TCGTTAATGTCGAGTCTTTTAAACCTTATGCATGTCTTAATCCAGAGGCGATGATGTGTGCCACGCGTAGGGCTTCAGGGATGTTGCTGCGAGTAGATGTGCTCTTCAAGATTCGCTCAGCCGTTTCTTCGGGGATTCCAGCGACGTGCACATATATGGGATCCTGTCTTTCGCGAGTTCGCACTCTAATCATTTTGCCCGCCCTATCGATGGCCTTCCACCTTTTCTCGGTTTCCGGCAGATTTTGCAACGCCTTCTTTATGTCTTTGAAGTTGGGCTTGTCTCGGGTAACCGCTATTGTAGGCCGCTTCACTTTTTCATACAGTTCCTTAATGTCTACAATGTTGAAGCCAGCCAGTGTGACGCCGTTTAACATGATTACGCGTAGCTGAGGATAATGAGGCGAGTGGGTTATCATCTCAGCTAGTCTTTCGGTCGCGTCCATACCGTCCACTTGAACCTTTGTGTGCATGAAGCCGTCGAGCCAGTACCCACCCCTGAAAACTACGCCTACAACATCAACCATATCTTTTGAGTGTGGCTTAAATACGCCGTCATCTATGCCTAACACTCGAATCTCAGGTTTTACCTCTCGAACCTTGATTGGTCTAACCTTCTTGTGGCTATTTGTGTTCATGTTCTGCGCCGAGTTTTTCTAAAACATCGTGCAATAGAACCGCAAATGCCTCGGCCAAGTTGTCTTCTTTACTTAACGTTTGGATGCAGTCTTCAAATTCATGGATGTCTTGAAGCCAAGCAAAGACCAACAGCGCTTCGGCTGCGTTTCCCCGCATGTGCTTGTCAACCCTATGGGGCAACAACTTACGCACTCCAGATTTCTCAACTGCATCGGCTAAGACTTGATTGTTGACTTTAGCTCCCATAGGATGTCCATGCTTCTGCGACATTGCTAAAGAATAAACAAAGTTCAC
Protein-coding sequences here:
- a CDS encoding DUF99 family protein, which gives rise to MNTNSHKKVRPIKVREVKPEIRVLGIDDGVFKPHSKDMVDVVGVVFRGGYWLDGFMHTKVQVDGMDATERLAEMITHSPHYPQLRVIMLNGVTLAGFNIVDIKELYEKVKRPTIAVTRDKPNFKDIKKALQNLPETEKRWKAIDRAGKMIRVRTRERQDPIYVHVAGIPEETAERILKSTSTRSNIPEALRVAHIIASGLRHA
- a CDS encoding ribonuclease III family protein, yielding MTRSVPTLKSYDSLQELMLDKDLASLGDAYVNFVYSLAMSQKHGHPMGAKVNNQVLADAVEKSGVRKLLPHRVDKHMRGNAAEALLVFAWLQDIHEFEDCIQTLSKEDNLAEAFAVLLHDVLEKLGAEHEHK